A window of Acidobacteriota bacterium genomic DNA:
ATGACGGCGGCGGGATAGTGCGCGTCCTGCCGCCGGGAGCGGCGGTGGCGCTCAGCCGGAACGGGGGGCGGGTGCAGGCGGTGCACGCCGGTCAGATTCGCGAGAATGGCCGCCAGTGCGCGGTGACACCGGCAGCCCCCGACGGACGGATTGAGATCCGGTTGGCGAATGGATTCCGCCGCGTGTTTTGCGGCACCGTCACCGTCCGTCCCGCGATCGCAGGCGACTGGCTCCAGCTCGTCGCGCACCGGCCCCTTGAGGATTATGTGGCGGGAGTCGTCTCGGCTGAGTTGGGGGCATCCGCCCCGCCGGCGGCGCTTCAGGCGTTGGCGACGGTGGTGCGCACCCAGACGCTCCGGTGGCGGGGACGCCATGCGGACGAAGGGTGCGACTTGTGCGACAACACCCATTGCATGCTGTACCAGGGCGAGGAGAACGGTGCGGCAGCGGTCCGCCGCGTGCTGGCACCACTGCGCGACGTGGTGCTCGTCCGGAACGGTCAGCTGGCCATGGCGCCATTTACTGCCTGCTGTGGGGGAGCGCCGCTTCCCGCCGCCTGGATCTGGCCGGGGGCGGTGGATACCGGCCCCGGCCGAACCTGCGATCGCTGCCGGGAAAATCCCGACGCGGTCTGGACAGCCATAGCGGCCAGCCCGGATTTCCTGCCGCGAATCGGTTCGGCGCTCGGAGGGTTCGCACCCGCAAGGATCCGGGTTGAGGAGCCGCCCGGGCGATCTCCCGTGGTGGTGCTGGCGGGCGATTGCGGCGAGCGCCGGATCCCCGTGGAGGAGTTCCGGATCGCCTGCGGGCGGACCTTTGGGTGGAACCTGATTCGCAGCAATCGCTTCCAGGTGCGGCAGGCGGGGGACCGGTTGCAATTTTCCGGCCGCGGTTTTGGGCATAACGCCGGATTATGCCTGGCCGGGGCGGTAGCCATGGCGTGCGCGGGGGCTACGGTGGACGCTATCCTGAATTTCTATTTTCCGGACTGCCGGGCGGTCAGTCGGGCCTCGATGGCGTCCAGCCAGCTGGGTTGGTGAACGTGCACGGCGATGGAAACAGCGCGGAGGGGACACGGCCAGGCCTCCGGGGGCAGCTTCACGAGATCTTTCTCGGTGGTGAGGAGCACGTCGGGCGTGTCGCGTCGGCAGGCCGCCGCGATTCGCTCGCGGGCGGCGGCGTCGTAAATCTGGTGATCGGCGAAGGCCAGTCGGGCGATGAGGGCGATCCCGGCCGATTCCAGTATCCCGAAAAACGTCTCGGGGCGGGCCAGGCCGCAGAAGGCCACGGCCCGTCGGCCGCGGAGAGCATCGAGCGCACCGGCGGCCCGCGCGTCTCCATCCACGAGGCCGGCCGGGACGAAGTCCGAGGAGAAAACGGGCACACTGCAAGCATGGCGCGCCACGTCCGGCGGCAGCGCGACGGCGGGCGCCGCGCAGCGGGTGAACAGGATTAAATCCGCCCGGCGCATGCCGCGGGGGTGCTCCCGCAGCGGACCGGCGGGCAGAAGCCGGCCGTTGCCCAACGGCTCGGCGCCGTCAAGCAGTAGCAGGTTGCAGTCCCGGTCGAGCGCCAGGTGTTGAAACCCGTCATCCAGGATGAACAGGTTCACGGACAGGTTGGCCTCGGCCCAGCGGCCGGCGATACCGCGGCGGCGATGGCATAACACCGGGACGCCGGGCAGGCGCCGCGCCAGCAGCACCGGTTCGTCTCCCGCGTCCTCGGGACCGAGGCGGATGATCGTGCCGTCGGACACCACCGCAACCGCCTCGCCGCGTTCACCCCGCCGGCGATAGCCGCGGCTGAGGATGGCCGGGCGCCAGCCGCGCCGCTGGAGCTCGGCCGCCAAGTGCGCCACCACCGGCGTCTTGCCCGTCCCACCCACGGTAAGGTTGCCCACCGCAAGCACCGGGTGCGCCAACTGCTCCGTTGGCCGTGTCCCGGCTTCATATTGCCGGTTGCGCCACGCCGTAGCCAGGCCGTAGAGCCAGGCAGCGGGACGGAGGACGGGGGCGAGCACCGCGGGCGGAGCATACGGATTCATGGCGTCGCGCTCCCTGCCGGAAACCGGCCGCGGATGATTGTCCAGCACCGGTCGGCGGCTCCCTGGTGTGACCGGATCAGTTCAAGGGCGCGGTGACCCAGGGCAGCGCGCTCGTCGGGATGGTCGAGGAGGCGTGCCAGCCGACGCGCGAAGTCGTCGGTGTCGGCGGCCTGCTGTAGGGCCTCCGCCTGGCGGAAGAGTGCGGCGATCTCGCGGAAATTTTCCATGGACGGACCGATCAGGATGGGACGGCCGGCGGCGGCGGGTTCCAGCACGTTGTGACCGCCGGTGGGCGTTAGGGTGCCGCCGATGAACACCAGATCGGCCGCCGCGTAGAGCCCGGCGAGTTCACCCAGCGTGTCCAGAATCACCACGTCCGCCGGTTCCCCCGAGGCGTCGGAGGTCAGACTGGAGCGGAGCGCTACGCGCAGGCCGCGCTGCCGGAACGCGTCGGCCGCCCGGCCGAACCGCTCGGGATGCCGTGGCGCCACCAGCAGCCGGAGCGCCGGCCGGCTCGGCCGGAGGCGGATGAACTGGTCGGCCAGGATGGCCTCCTCGCCTTCCATGGTGCTGCCGCAGAGAAGCACGAGGGGCCGATCGGTTCCCCAGCAGGTCCCGATGGCGGCGGCGAGCGCTGTGTTGGGCTGAATCAACCGGAGCGAGTCGAATTTCAGGTTGCCCGCCACCTGGATCCGCGCGGGCGGGGCGCCCAGTTCGCGAATACGCCGCGCATCCTCCTCAGTCTGCATCAGCCAGTGATCCGGGATGTCCAGGAACGGACGCAGCAGCGCACGCACCCGCCGGTAGCGAGGCAGGGACCGGTCGGAGATACGGCCGTTGACCAGGTGAACGGGGGTGCCCTGGCGGCGGGCGGCCGCAAGCAGCGTGGGCCAGATCTCCGTCTCGGCGATCACCAGCCGGCGGGGGCGGATCCGCTGCAACACCCGCCGGACCGGCCACCATAGGTCATACGGACAGTAGAAGGGGACGACGGTGTCGGCGAAGGTCTTCCGGGCGGTAGCCTGGCCGGTGGGGGTGATGGTGGACAGGTAGATCCGTGTGTCCGGCTCATCGCGGCGGATACGCTCCACCAGCGGGGCCACCGCAAGCACTTCACCGACGCTCACCGCGTGGATCCAGAT
This region includes:
- a CDS encoding 3-deoxy-D-manno-octulosonic acid transferase produces the protein MTLILLIYNLALALLLPPALVYFLIRRAVKGRAFAGVGERLAFRLPPPNDGQDAIWIHAVSVGEVLAVAPLVERIRRDEPDTRIYLSTITPTGQATARKTFADTVVPFYCPYDLWWPVRRVLQRIRPRRLVIAETEIWPTLLAAARRQGTPVHLVNGRISDRSLPRYRRVRALLRPFLDIPDHWLMQTEEDARRIRELGAPPARIQVAGNLKFDSLRLIQPNTALAAAIGTCWGTDRPLVLLCGSTMEGEEAILADQFIRLRPSRPALRLLVAPRHPERFGRAADAFRQRGLRVALRSSLTSDASGEPADVVILDTLGELAGLYAAADLVFIGGTLTPTGGHNVLEPAAAGRPILIGPSMENFREIAALFRQAEALQQAADTDDFARRLARLLDHPDERAALGHRALELIRSHQGAADRCWTIIRGRFPAGSATP
- the lpxK gene encoding tetraacyldisaccharide 4'-kinase, with product MNPYAPPAVLAPVLRPAAWLYGLATAWRNRQYEAGTRPTEQLAHPVLAVGNLTVGGTGKTPVVAHLAAELQRRGWRPAILSRGYRRRGERGEAVAVVSDGTIIRLGPEDAGDEPVLLARRLPGVPVLCHRRRGIAGRWAEANLSVNLFILDDGFQHLALDRDCNLLLLDGAEPLGNGRLLPAGPLREHPRGMRRADLILFTRCAAPAVALPPDVARHACSVPVFSSDFVPAGLVDGDARAAGALDALRGRRAVAFCGLARPETFFGILESAGIALIARLAFADHQIYDAAARERIAAACRRDTPDVLLTTEKDLVKLPPEAWPCPLRAVSIAVHVHQPSWLDAIEARLTARQSGK